A region of Ignatzschineria larvae DSM 13226 DNA encodes the following proteins:
- a CDS encoding TSUP family transporter, giving the protein MSGEIIAILVLVAVVAGFIDAIAGGGGLITLPALLLSGLTPVQALATNKLQSSAGSFSATVAFFRKGLIKWHFSKWVFFMAFAGGTIGALLATKLPATFLQVIVPILLLCVAIYFLLSPSLDGKEKRAKISRTLFLLTFVPLIGFYDGIFGPGTGSFFMVAFVLMLGSTLVNAIAETKLANFASNIGSLFIFAFSGEMQILLGLLMACGAFIGAQLGARFAVKYGGRVIRPLLIVMSVAMALKLLLEPTNPLSQWLLQFF; this is encoded by the coding sequence ATGTCAGGGGAGATTATTGCCATATTAGTGTTGGTCGCGGTGGTTGCCGGGTTTATCGATGCGATTGCCGGCGGTGGCGGATTGATTACGCTACCGGCACTACTGCTGTCAGGACTTACACCGGTACAAGCGCTTGCCACGAATAAATTACAATCCTCAGCCGGCTCTTTTTCGGCCACGGTGGCCTTTTTTCGTAAGGGGTTGATCAAATGGCATTTCTCGAAATGGGTCTTCTTTATGGCTTTTGCCGGCGGTACGATTGGTGCGCTATTAGCCACGAAATTGCCGGCGACTTTTCTGCAGGTGATTGTCCCGATTCTTCTACTCTGCGTTGCGATCTACTTTCTGCTTTCTCCCTCATTAGATGGGAAAGAGAAGCGAGCGAAGATCTCACGTACGTTATTCCTTCTCACTTTTGTCCCCTTGATCGGCTTTTATGATGGAATCTTCGGCCCAGGCACAGGCTCATTTTTTATGGTGGCATTTGTGCTGATGCTCGGCTCTACGTTAGTGAATGCCATTGCCGAAACCAAATTGGCCAATTTTGCCTCTAATATTGGCTCACTCTTTATCTTTGCTTTTTCCGGAGAGATGCAGATTCTACTTGGTTTATTAATGGCTTGCGGTGCTTTTATCGGCGCACAACTCGGCGCGCGGTTTGCGGTGAAATATGGTGGGCGCGTGATTCGGCCGTTACTGATCGTAATGAGTGTCGCAATGGCGCTTAAATTACTCTTAGAACCGACCAATCCTCTCTCGCAGTGGTTGTTACAGTTTTTCTAA
- a CDS encoding OsmC family protein, translating to MMRRKRAGVYRARSVMQQGCQVEVTARDHTIIADEPAPMGKDSGMMPIELLLAALSSCKTIVLQETAKNLQIPLSHLSVEVEGDFDPAGFMGDPTVPIGFSALRTLYHIESPATSEDIDTLIAYVESHCPVAATLINTPESTIEVDYRCTAI from the coding sequence ATGATGAGACGAAAAAGAGCGGGTGTTTACCGCGCTAGATCTGTAATGCAGCAGGGTTGTCAAGTAGAGGTTACCGCTAGAGACCATACTATTATCGCTGATGAACCGGCGCCGATGGGGAAAGATAGCGGGATGATGCCGATTGAGTTATTACTTGCTGCTTTAAGTAGCTGTAAAACGATTGTCTTACAAGAAACGGCTAAAAATTTACAGATTCCTTTAAGTCATCTATCGGTTGAAGTAGAGGGCGATTTTGATCCTGCCGGTTTTATGGGCGATCCGACTGTTCCGATAGGCTTTAGTGCGCTTCGTACTCTCTATCATATTGAAAGCCCGGCGACATCTGAGGATATCGATACCTTGATTGCCTATGTGGAGAGCCATTGCCCGGTTGCCGCAACGCTCATAAATACACCTGAATCTACAATTGAAGTAGATTATCGCTGTACGGCAATTTAG
- a CDS encoding NAD(P)/FAD-dependent oxidoreductase, translated as MTTAHHFQTIIIGAGAAGLMAASRLGQAGHSVLLLDSAPKIGEKIRIAGGGFCNFTNTHIDGFDASNYYVSENPKFVRYALSNFTAQDFIALVEQYQIPYTEKHRGQLFCDREQKASSKDIVAMLLAECRKGNVDLRYPCKVHAIHSITTEDQTSHRAYFEVSTTEGIFTADYLIIATGGLAIPKIGATDFGYKIAQSFGHSIIPPRPALVPLHFDFWEQDNFVTLAGISLPVSVSTAKDQKGKKTITFQEDLLFRHKGLSGPAILQISSYWQPGQPITLNFAPEVDLESALIALKPKVKYQLERALTELIPAMPKRLIQFWLNRPALAEYQTTPLPEIPNKILQRLATNLNHWTITPCGTDGHKTAEATRGGINTKELNPKTMESQRCLNLYFIGEVVDVVGWLGGYNFQWAWASAVCAVNGILER; from the coding sequence ATGACAACGGCACATCATTTTCAAACCATTATTATTGGCGCAGGAGCCGCAGGTTTAATGGCGGCAAGTCGCTTAGGGCAAGCAGGTCATTCTGTTCTATTGCTTGATTCAGCGCCCAAAATTGGTGAGAAAATCCGAATTGCCGGCGGGGGATTTTGTAACTTTACCAATACTCATATCGATGGTTTTGATGCCTCAAACTACTATGTTTCAGAGAATCCCAAATTTGTCCGTTACGCCTTATCGAATTTTACCGCGCAAGACTTTATCGCCTTAGTCGAACAGTATCAGATTCCTTATACCGAAAAGCATCGAGGACAGCTCTTTTGTGATCGTGAACAAAAGGCATCTTCTAAAGATATTGTAGCAATGCTCCTCGCTGAGTGCCGTAAAGGGAACGTAGATCTGCGCTATCCTTGCAAAGTTCACGCCATTCACAGCATCACAACAGAGGATCAAACCTCACATAGAGCGTATTTCGAAGTCAGTACAACAGAGGGGATTTTTACCGCAGATTATCTCATAATCGCTACCGGCGGCTTAGCCATTCCGAAAATTGGCGCAACAGATTTTGGTTATAAGATCGCCCAATCCTTTGGCCACTCTATTATCCCGCCTCGTCCGGCATTAGTACCGCTTCATTTTGATTTTTGGGAACAGGACAATTTTGTAACACTTGCGGGTATTTCCCTACCGGTCAGTGTCTCAACCGCAAAAGATCAGAAAGGTAAAAAAACGATTACATTCCAAGAAGATCTACTCTTTCGTCATAAAGGCTTATCAGGACCTGCGATTTTACAGATCTCGAGTTATTGGCAACCCGGTCAACCCATTACACTCAACTTCGCCCCTGAAGTCGATTTAGAATCAGCGCTCATTGCCCTCAAACCCAAAGTCAAATATCAGCTTGAGCGGGCACTGACCGAACTCATTCCGGCAATGCCCAAGCGTCTCATTCAATTTTGGCTCAATCGTCCTGCATTGGCAGAGTATCAAACCACGCCGCTCCCTGAGATTCCTAATAAAATCTTGCAACGACTCGCAACTAACCTCAATCATTGGACTATTACCCCTTGTGGTACCGACGGCCATAAGACAGCAGAAGCCACAAGAGGCGGCATCAATACCAAAGAACTCAATCCCAAAACGATGGAGAGTCAACGTTGCCTAAATCTCTACTTTATCGGGGAAGTCGTCGATGTCGTCGGTTGGCTCGGCGGTTATAACTTCCAATGGGCGTGGGCTTCAGCGGTCTGTGCTGTGAATGGGATTTTGGAAAGATAA
- a CDS encoding CvfB family protein, whose translation MSYYHDNEPKLGQMNRLTIIEKNKMGLILEGDVLLPTKEIPHNQPHQVGKWLDVFVYLDHKNNFIATTTRPYTEVGKFADLQVVEINDYGIFFDWGLPKDLMMPFSEEIGTLHAGDFALVYTYIDPISERITASMKIEKFLDQKQHMYQEGHEVSLIVAEKTDLGVKVIVDHAHWGLIYHNDVIGDLEIGDEVPGFIKFVREDDKLDVIQRPIIKTAEARETLEEAILRKLSEYRGKMPLGDKSSPEEIHKAFGVSKSAFKKALGALFKDRKILVSDHEVIKKI comes from the coding sequence ATGTCTTACTATCACGACAATGAACCCAAATTGGGACAGATGAATCGTCTGACCATTATTGAAAAAAACAAAATGGGATTGATCCTCGAGGGGGATGTTTTACTTCCCACCAAAGAGATTCCCCACAATCAACCGCATCAAGTCGGGAAATGGCTTGATGTCTTTGTCTATCTCGATCATAAAAACAATTTTATCGCCACCACAACCCGCCCTTATACGGAAGTGGGAAAATTTGCCGATCTGCAAGTGGTAGAGATTAATGATTATGGGATCTTCTTTGATTGGGGTTTACCGAAAGATCTGATGATGCCCTTTAGCGAAGAGATCGGGACACTTCACGCCGGTGACTTTGCCCTGGTTTATACCTATATTGATCCTATCTCTGAACGTATTACCGCAAGTATGAAAATCGAGAAATTCCTCGATCAAAAACAGCATATGTATCAAGAAGGTCACGAAGTCTCCTTAATCGTGGCAGAAAAAACCGATCTCGGTGTGAAAGTGATTGTGGATCACGCACATTGGGGCTTAATCTACCATAATGATGTCATTGGCGATCTTGAGATTGGCGATGAAGTGCCGGGCTTTATTAAATTTGTCCGGGAAGATGATAAGCTCGATGTAATTCAACGCCCGATCATCAAAACAGCAGAGGCGAGAGAGACCTTAGAAGAAGCTATTTTGCGGAAATTGAGCGAATATCGCGGTAAGATGCCTTTAGGTGATAAAAGTAGCCCTGAAGAGATCCATAAAGCATTTGGTGTCAGCAAATCAGCCTTTAAAAAAGCATTAGGCGCGCTCTTTAAAGATCGGAAAATTTTGGTGTCTGATCACGAAGTGATTAAGAAGATTTAA
- a CDS encoding alanine/glycine:cation symporter family protein: MDVVKGMLYSANDLLWSYPLVLLLILVGVYFSIKTAFLQFRCFKEMWRLLKEYPRNGQGISSFQSFSLSLASRIGSSNILGVALAISIGGPGAVFWMWCVAFLGMATSFAENTLGQLYKVKDGDLYRGGTAYYIEKALGWHNYAAVFALLLITSFGVLFTLVQSNIIAQSFSMVYSLDEEWVVAFLVGIIGVIIVGGLRRIVHVTEILVPFMLLIYLGVTGYIMLRNITLLPDILSLIVNNALGFRELLGGGMGIALVQGTRRGIFSNEAGTGSISSAGASANVSHPVKQGFIQSLGVFVDTMVVSTCTAFIILISGLYGHGVPNGILLTQASMAIHIGSLAPYLVSISLFLFSFTSVISNYYYGESNLRFLSDKHVALQGYRVLFLAMIVIGPFIEASFVWESIDFMIGVMMLLNAIVLLRLSPTVMILFKDYVLQRKAGLDPVFYADDFPTITGTECWQNEIPENIDEVDDPYFKAMPQ, encoded by the coding sequence ATGGATGTTGTAAAGGGCATGCTATATAGTGCAAATGATCTACTATGGTCTTATCCTCTTGTACTTCTTTTAATTCTTGTTGGCGTCTACTTTTCGATTAAAACTGCATTTTTACAATTTCGGTGTTTTAAAGAGATGTGGCGTTTATTGAAGGAGTATCCTCGTAACGGTCAAGGAATTTCCTCTTTTCAATCCTTTAGTTTAAGTTTAGCGAGCCGTATTGGTTCGAGTAATATATTAGGTGTTGCCTTAGCGATTAGCATTGGTGGCCCCGGCGCTGTTTTTTGGATGTGGTGTGTGGCTTTTTTGGGGATGGCGACTTCATTTGCGGAGAATACGTTAGGACAACTCTATAAGGTAAAAGATGGGGATCTCTATCGCGGTGGAACTGCTTACTACATTGAAAAAGCGCTTGGTTGGCATAATTATGCTGCTGTTTTCGCACTCCTTCTTATTACGAGTTTCGGTGTACTTTTTACGCTTGTTCAATCAAATATTATTGCGCAATCGTTCAGTATGGTTTATTCCCTTGATGAAGAGTGGGTTGTCGCTTTTTTAGTTGGGATAATTGGTGTAATTATTGTTGGGGGACTGCGTCGTATTGTGCATGTCACTGAGATTTTAGTGCCATTTATGTTACTCATTTATCTAGGCGTTACAGGTTATATTATGTTGCGTAATATTACCTTATTGCCGGATATTTTATCGTTAATCGTCAATAATGCTTTAGGCTTCAGAGAGCTATTAGGTGGCGGTATGGGGATTGCCCTTGTTCAAGGAACGCGCCGAGGCATCTTCTCTAATGAGGCTGGTACAGGCTCTATTTCCAGTGCTGGTGCAAGTGCTAATGTTTCTCATCCAGTGAAGCAAGGCTTTATTCAGAGTCTTGGTGTCTTTGTGGATACTATGGTAGTGAGTACATGTACTGCTTTTATTATTTTAATTTCAGGATTATATGGACATGGCGTGCCGAATGGCATTCTACTCACACAAGCCTCAATGGCGATTCATATTGGTAGCCTAGCTCCTTATTTAGTCTCTATTTCCCTCTTTCTATTTTCTTTCACCTCGGTCATTAGTAATTACTACTATGGAGAGAGTAATCTACGCTTTTTAAGTGATAAGCACGTTGCATTACAAGGATATCGAGTGCTCTTTCTTGCAATGATTGTGATAGGGCCTTTCATTGAGGCTAGTTTTGTTTGGGAGAGTATTGATTTTATGATCGGAGTGATGATGTTGCTAAATGCGATTGTATTGCTACGATTAAGCCCTACGGTGATGATTCTCTTTAAAGATTATGTACTACAACGAAAAGCGGGGCTTGATCCTGTATTCTACGCGGATGATTTCCCTACGATTACCGGTACCGAATGTTGGCAAAATGAAATACCGGAGAATATCGATGAAGTAGATGATCCTTATTTTAAAGCAATGCCTCAGTAA
- a CDS encoding ABC transporter substrate-binding protein produces the protein MIGALTVTGAQAATLVYCSEASPETFNPQLSSTGTTFDASGIPLYNRLTEFKLGTTEFEPSLAESWDVSEDGKEFTFHLRKGVKFHSNKSFKPTRDFNADDVVFTFERQMNPDHPYHNVSSRQFEYFEAMGFPDLIDSVEKIDDYTVKINLTRPESPFLANLAMAFASILSAEYGEQLLAQGKPEEIDLKPIGTGPFQFRTYEQDSRILYTKFKDYFGEPAKLDRLIFSITPDAAVRYAKLQKGECQVMPYPNLADLERMRQDEAIDVKELTGLNIGYMAFNMDKPPLDKLEVRQALSMAVNKGDIIEAIFQGNAEEAKNFIPPTMWGYNDQIENDTYDIEGAKALLEKAGLPDGFELTLWAMPVQRPYNPNARRMAEMIQADWAKIGVKANIVTYEWGEYLTRIRNGEHDAVLMGWTGDNGDPDNFFSFLLSCDAVKSGSNYSRWCNPEFDAILTEARSTTDHDRRVELYLQAQEILKADQPVLNIAHSTVYMPVRKEVVNYIIDPLGTHNFNQVDVED, from the coding sequence ATGATCGGTGCATTAACCGTTACAGGTGCGCAAGCAGCGACTTTAGTCTACTGTTCAGAGGCTTCGCCCGAGACATTTAACCCGCAGCTCTCATCTACCGGTACGACTTTTGATGCAAGTGGTATTCCACTTTATAATCGTTTAACAGAATTTAAACTGGGGACTACGGAATTTGAGCCGAGTTTAGCAGAATCGTGGGATGTGAGTGAGGATGGGAAAGAGTTTACCTTTCATCTTCGTAAAGGGGTGAAGTTCCATAGTAATAAGAGTTTTAAACCCACTCGTGATTTTAATGCCGATGATGTGGTCTTTACCTTTGAGCGGCAGATGAATCCAGATCATCCTTACCATAATGTATCGAGTCGCCAATTTGAGTATTTTGAAGCGATGGGTTTCCCGGATCTGATCGATTCGGTGGAGAAGATCGATGATTATACGGTTAAAATCAATCTCACTCGTCCTGAATCGCCATTTTTAGCGAACTTAGCGATGGCCTTTGCCTCGATCTTATCGGCGGAATATGGCGAGCAATTATTGGCACAAGGGAAACCTGAAGAAATTGATCTTAAACCGATCGGCACCGGTCCTTTCCAATTTAGAACCTATGAGCAAGATTCTCGGATTCTCTATACTAAGTTTAAAGATTACTTTGGTGAGCCGGCGAAGCTCGATCGTTTGATCTTCTCAATTACCCCTGATGCAGCGGTGCGTTATGCGAAGCTGCAAAAAGGGGAATGTCAGGTGATGCCTTATCCCAATCTTGCGGACCTTGAGCGGATGCGACAAGATGAAGCGATTGATGTGAAAGAGCTCACAGGGCTAAATATTGGTTATATGGCCTTTAATATGGATAAACCGCCTTTAGATAAGCTAGAAGTGCGTCAAGCGCTCAGTATGGCGGTGAATAAGGGCGATATTATCGAGGCGATCTTCCAAGGCAATGCCGAAGAAGCGAAAAACTTCATTCCGCCAACAATGTGGGGCTATAACGATCAGATCGAAAATGATACGTACGATATTGAAGGGGCAAAAGCACTCTTAGAGAAAGCCGGTCTTCCTGATGGTTTTGAGTTAACCCTTTGGGCAATGCCGGTTCAACGGCCTTATAACCCTAATGCCCGCCGGATGGCCGAGATGATTCAGGCGGATTGGGCGAAAATTGGGGTGAAAGCGAATATCGTGACTTATGAATGGGGCGAGTATTTGACCCGTATTCGTAATGGTGAGCATGACGCGGTCTTAATGGGCTGGACGGGCGATAATGGGGATCCTGATAACTTCTTCTCATTCCTTTTAAGCTGTGATGCGGTGAAATCGGGTTCGAACTATTCCCGTTGGTGTAATCCTGAGTTTGACGCGATTTTAACAGAGGCGCGATCAACTACAGATCACGACCGTCGTGTGGAGCTCTACCTACAAGCGCAAGAGATCTTAAAAGCAGATCAGCCGGTTCTCAATATTGCGCACTCAACCGTCTATATGCCTGTGCGTAAAGAGGTGGTGAATTACATTATCGATCCTCTGGGTACGCATAATTTTAATCAAGTAGATGTTGAAGATTAA
- a CDS encoding HAD family hydrolase codes for MTAIFDLDLTLINGDSSTRWCHWIAEQGFVEDLPAFYKREAELMDHYRQKKLKVEDYIKLSLTPVIHLPITEIDQLLKRYIEAQITPIIIPQMLACVRQHQQHREVIIISSSPQFLVRAIAKQCFNIDTSFGVAVAENNGFYTTNVIGTSPYQGGKLTLFQEHRQSDAAFFEDCYFYTDSINDIALLEAVEFPYIIQPDAELEAIAKARHWPIIEIEK; via the coding sequence ATGACCGCAATATTTGACCTTGATTTAACACTCATTAATGGGGATTCCTCCACTCGTTGGTGTCATTGGATTGCAGAGCAAGGTTTTGTCGAAGATTTACCGGCCTTTTATAAAAGGGAAGCGGAACTAATGGATCATTATCGGCAGAAAAAACTTAAAGTGGAAGATTACATCAAACTCTCATTAACGCCGGTGATTCATCTGCCTATTACCGAGATTGATCAGCTTCTCAAGCGTTATATTGAAGCGCAGATCACGCCAATTATTATCCCGCAGATGTTAGCGTGTGTCCGGCAACATCAGCAACATCGAGAAGTGATCATTATCTCCTCTTCTCCTCAATTTCTTGTACGCGCCATTGCCAAGCAATGCTTTAATATTGATACAAGTTTCGGGGTTGCAGTGGCGGAAAATAATGGATTTTATACTACTAATGTCATCGGCACCTCCCCTTATCAAGGCGGAAAATTAACTCTCTTTCAAGAGCATCGTCAATCGGATGCGGCATTTTTTGAAGATTGCTACTTCTATACCGATTCTATTAATGATATTGCCCTCTTAGAAGCAGTAGAATTCCCCTATATTATTCAGCCAGATGCCGAGCTTGAGGCCATTGCCAAAGCTCGTCATTGGCCGATTATTGAGATTGAGAAGTAA